From the genome of Homalodisca vitripennis isolate AUS2020 chromosome 8, UT_GWSS_2.1, whole genome shotgun sequence, one region includes:
- the LOC124367674 gene encoding transcription factor E2F4-like, whose protein sequence is MSDPINLSRFEKSLGLLTTRFVSLLQKAPDGLLDLKSAADDLAVKQKRRIYDITNVLEGIGLIEKKNKNVIQWKGTITSNGKNKDLPGTLGSLKLELSNLKKYERTLETHIQWCQQSVKNIMEDEENIKKAYVLDSDMVKCFEDSVLLAVKAHPGTCLEVPVVNSTDKKSEPKYMIHLKSVNDPIEVFYLQQGSKLKDVGNLNSLSETEESDMKESEVPVPVQPPEERLNKEKRENLTEDMIEASVILGDMCKDFSLSNMDTDILGDCYGSDALSPFLRLSPPPNDRDYIFNLADSEGVADLFDVPMIMK, encoded by the exons ATGAGTGATCCCATAAATCTTTCTAGATTCGAAAAGTCTCTTGGATTATTGACAACTCGGTTCGTCTCACTATTACAAAAAGCTCCTGATGGTTTACTTGATCTTAAATCG GCTGCAGATGACTTAGCAGTGAAGCAGAAGAGAAGAATTTATGACATAACCAATGTATTGGAAGGTATAGGATTGATagaaaagaagaataaaaatgttattcagtGGAA AGGAACCATTACCTCCAATGGCAAAAATAAAGACCTGCCAGGAACACTCGGCTCACTGAAACTCGAGCTTTCAAACCTGAAGAAGTACGAACGCACTCTGGAGACTCACATACAG TGGTGTCAGCAGAGTGTGAAGAATATAATGGAAGATGAAGAGAATATCAAGAAAGCCTATGTGCTGGACTCTGACATGGTCAAGTGTTTCGAGGACAGTGTTCTTTTGGCCGTGAAGGCCCACCCTGGCACATGCTTGGAGGTTCCAGTAGTTAACAGTACT gacAAAAAATCGGAGCCAAAGTATATGATTCATCTCAAATCTGTCAATGACCCAATAGAGGTGTTCTACCTGCAACAGGGATCTAAGCTGAAAGATGTTGGAAATCTTAATTCCTTGAGCGAG ACAGAGGAATCAGACATGAAGGAGAGTGAAGTACCTGTACCTGTACAACCTCCAGAGGAAAgactaaacaaagaaaaaagagaGAATCTAACAGAGGATATGATTGAAGCTTCTGTGATATTAGGAGACATGTGTAAAG aCTTTTCTTTGTCCAATATGGACACGGATATTTTGGGAGACTGTTACGGAAGTGATG CTCTCAGTCCATTCCTAAGACTCAGTCCACCACCCAATGACAGAGATTATATCTTCAATTTGGCTGACAGTGAGGGTGTGGCCGACTTGTTTGATGTCCCCATGATAATGAAATGA
- the LOC124367675 gene encoding uncharacterized protein LOC124367675, with the protein MTLVKELIVSGGVTEKYHYYTVKAGESIRNITETIMKNEEDLKRSQNCLDDCPDYYNSSCAKKNLCQLRHEPKAKGSTTVCFHWEKNSCFDLHCNNRHMKVEDFSASASSFTQNRNPNIQPVSIPPLNLSNPVPVVSHPTVLDQDSRSQPYNTIQPPAVPYPIGSPQVLQHLVPQPTTKIDSNIPSGIPMLYPSPPVATLLQNNPTPLLMSQANISDSLTQLNPPTHPVSYRHPTVPNVRSNFPFKLPVPKNDVTKSDPSLDSHPVESFAIENVSCVLENQPGGCCKNDCGFSHSNILDITVNEFLEVKLKSNL; encoded by the exons ATGACCTTGGTAAAGGAGTTAATAGTCAGTGGTGGAGTCACTGAAAAGTATCATTACTACACTGTGAAAGCTGGAGAG AGTATACGAAATATAACagaaacaataatgaaaaatgaagaagacttgaaaagaAGTCAGAACTGCCTTGATGATTGTCCTGACTACTACAACTCGTCTTGCGCTAAAAAAAACTTGTGCCAGCTACGCCATGAGCCCAAAGCCAAGGGTTCCACTACAGTCTGCTTCCACTGGGAGAAAAACAGTTGTTTTGATCTTCACTGTAATAACAGACATATGAAGGTGGAAGATTTTTCTGCGAGTGCTTCCAGTTTTACACAAAATCGTAACCCCAACATTCAACCTGTTTCCATTCCACCACTGAATCTTTCAAATCCTGTTCCAGTTGTATCCCACCCAACTGTGCTTGACCAAGACTCAAGGTCACAGCCTTATAATACCATACAGCCACCTGCAGTGCCTTATCCTATCGGTTCACCCCAAGTGCTCCAACACCTGGTTCCTCAGCCAACAACAAAGATTGATTCAAACATTCCCAGTGGAATACCCATGTTGTATCCCAGTCCTCCAGTAGCCACATTGTTGCAGAACAATCCCACCCCACTCCTTATGAGTCAAGCGAATATCTCCGATTCACTTACTCAGTTGAACCCGCCAACACATCCTGTGTCGTACCGACATCCTACCGTGCCTAATGTCCGGAGTAACTTTCCCTTTAAACTTCCCGTGCCTAAAAACGATGTTACAAAATCGGATCCCTCCTTGGACTCACATCCAGTTGAATCGTTTGCTATTGAGAATGTGTCTTGTGTTCTAGAAAACCAACCTGGAGGCTGTTGTAAAAACGATTGCGGTTTCTCTCACTCAAACATTTTAGACATAACTGTGAATGAATTTCTTGAAGTTAAGTTAAAGTCAAATTTATAA
- the LOC124368213 gene encoding uncharacterized protein LOC124368213, whose protein sequence is MGLKKNCLNLPEKSVIVMDNAPYHCHQENKAPTKYAVKKEMIDWLQSNNIQCSADMKKFQLYELIEKHKPKEKVYRIDVALQRRGHAVLRLPPYKCELNPIELAWAKIKRVVKGNNIRGDLSLTKLEEATQEAQSSVSKIDWEGFTNHTLKLEQHYWEQDGLMEDAIDKFVIELGGIDSSDSEVSDDSEEENI, encoded by the coding sequence atggGCCTGAAGAAAAACTGCCTAAACCTCCCAGAAAAAAGTGTTATTGTAATGGACAATGCACCCTATCATTGCCATCAAGAAAATAAGGCGCCAACAAAGTACGCTGTGAAAAAGGAAATGATAGACTGGCTGCAGAGTAACAACATACAATGCTCAGCAGATATGAAAAAGTTTCAGTTGTACGAGCTGATAGAAAAGCACAAACCTAAAGAAAAGGTGTATCGCATCGACGTGGCGTTGCAGAGGCGAGGCCATGCGGTTCTCAGATTACCACCCTACAAGTGTGAATTAAACCCAATTGAGCTGGCCTGGGCTAAAATCAAGAGAGTGGTGAAAGGAAACAACATAAGAGGAGACCTTTCACTAACGAAACTGGAAGAGGCAACACAAGAAGCGCAAAGTTCTGTTAGCAAGATCGACTGGGAAGGCTTCACAAACCACACCTTGAAGCTAGAACAACACTACTGGGAACAGGACGGCTTGATGGAAGATGCCATTGACAAATTCGTGATTGAGTTGGGCGGAatagacagcagtgacagtgaagtGTCAGATGACAGTGAGGAAGAAAATATCTGA